One Paenibacillus riograndensis SBR5 DNA segment encodes these proteins:
- a CDS encoding RsfA family transcriptional regulator, which yields MTAVRQDAWSAEDDLILAEITLRHIREGSTQLAAFEEVGEKIGRTSAACGFRWNSCVRKSYEDAIGIAKSQRQKRSYLKKQPSARGAQVAGLILGDIEEEYSRSEELGENSLSIDAVIRFLRQWKGSFQEAGRQLKMLERDLREKEDELTELRLENERLSKEVNLAQSDYRVVNDDYKALIQIMDRARRLAFLNEEEEEMKTRFKMDANGNLERIE from the coding sequence ATGACAGCCGTTAGACAGGACGCTTGGAGCGCAGAAGATGATTTGATATTGGCCGAAATAACGCTGCGTCATATCCGGGAAGGCAGCACACAGCTTGCTGCTTTTGAAGAGGTGGGTGAAAAAATCGGCAGAACCTCGGCGGCATGCGGATTTCGCTGGAACAGCTGTGTTCGCAAAAGCTATGAAGATGCAATCGGTATTGCCAAAAGTCAACGCCAGAAGCGGAGTTACTTGAAAAAGCAGCCTTCCGCCAGAGGCGCACAGGTTGCAGGTCTCATTCTCGGAGACATTGAAGAGGAATACAGCCGCAGCGAGGAGCTGGGTGAAAATTCATTGTCCATTGATGCCGTAATCCGGTTCTTGAGACAGTGGAAGGGCAGCTTTCAGGAAGCAGGCCGCCAGCTCAAAATGCTCGAAAGGGACCTGCGGGAGAAGGAAGATGAATTAACAGAGCTTAGACTGGAAAATGAAAGGTTATCCAAAGAGGTTAATCTTGCTCAGAGTGACTACCGTGTCGTCAACGACGATTACAAGGCGCTTATCCAAATCATGGACCGGGCGCGAAGGCTCGCTTTTCTTAATGAAGAAGAAGAGGAAATGAAGACCCGGTTCAAAATGGACGCAAACGGCAATCTGGAACGGATTGAATAA
- a CDS encoding DUF2626 domain-containing protein, with protein MDRMFRVLGFFTLVIGLMAFAGDLKEMALLFFLQTAFFVILGYMKFTEKTYILLFWGYMILTFTGFSYWTIFEMGLPL; from the coding sequence TTGGACCGCATGTTTCGTGTCTTGGGTTTTTTTACGCTCGTTATCGGACTCATGGCTTTTGCCGGGGATTTGAAGGAAATGGCCCTGCTTTTCTTTTTGCAAACCGCTTTTTTCGTCATCCTGGGATATATGAAATTTACGGAGAAGACCTACATCCTGCTTTTCTGGGGATATATGATTTTGACATTTACAGGCTTCAGCTACTGGACCATTTTTGAAATGGGTCTGCCGTTGTAA
- a CDS encoding ABC transporter ATP-binding protein: MSKNLIEVEGLKKYFNVGKGKVLKAVDNINFTIREGETLGMVGESGCGKTTAGRTVLRLYEPTAGSVKYNGTDIYKLSAGKMKAMRRDMQMIFQDPYASLNPRFTVSDIIGEALDIHGMAGSRAERKKRIEELLDMVGLNHDHATRYPHEFSGGQRQRIGIARSLAVNPKFIVCDEPISALDVSIQAQVVNLLKELQDRLGLTYLFIAHDLSMVKHISDRVAVMYLGKMVELAESEELYANPIHPYTKSLLSAIPVPDPEVEANKKRIHLHDELGSPIYAAGEKTNDSDYQLVEVSKGHFVAKQYA; the protein is encoded by the coding sequence TTGAGTAAGAACCTGATTGAAGTTGAAGGCCTTAAGAAGTATTTTAATGTGGGCAAGGGAAAAGTTCTTAAGGCTGTTGATAATATTAATTTCACGATTCGCGAAGGCGAAACCCTCGGGATGGTTGGGGAATCCGGTTGCGGCAAAACCACTGCCGGCCGGACAGTGCTTCGTCTTTACGAACCTACTGCCGGAAGCGTGAAATATAATGGTACAGATATCTATAAATTGTCTGCGGGCAAAATGAAGGCTATGCGCCGCGATATGCAAATGATTTTCCAGGACCCGTATGCATCGCTGAATCCGCGGTTTACGGTTTCGGATATCATTGGTGAGGCGCTGGACATTCACGGAATGGCCGGAAGCCGCGCAGAGCGCAAAAAACGGATTGAAGAGCTGCTGGATATGGTTGGGCTCAACCATGACCATGCCACACGTTATCCGCATGAGTTCTCGGGTGGACAACGCCAGCGTATCGGGATTGCCCGTTCGCTCGCCGTGAATCCCAAATTCATCGTCTGCGATGAGCCGATCTCCGCACTGGACGTATCGATTCAGGCGCAGGTGGTCAATCTGCTGAAGGAATTGCAGGACCGTCTTGGACTGACTTATCTTTTTATTGCTCATGACCTGTCCATGGTTAAGCATATCAGTGACCGTGTGGCCGTAATGTACCTCGGTAAAATGGTCGAGCTGGCCGAGAGCGAAGAATTGTACGCTAACCCGATTCATCCGTATACGAAGTCGCTGTTGTCGGCGATTCCGGTTCCGGATCCGGAGGTTGAAGCGAACAAGAAACGCATTCATCTGCATGATGAACTGGGTTCTCCGATTTATGCTGCAGGCGAAAAAACCAATGACAGCGACTATCAATTGGTCGAAGTTTCAAAAGGGCACTTCGTTGCCAAGCAATACGCATAA
- a CDS encoding ketopantoate reductase family protein, whose amino-acid sequence MKIDIIGAGSLGLLLAGKLIHAGAEVRLWCRSDEQAEELSRQGITISYEDGSLPLHLTGSSFRAGNIDKFAETVIRVPGDWTAIMLKQNAFHDTLPKILAPLRDARLYAVCFQNGNGHLELLQELLPQASVWVAVTTEAAKRKSLTEIIHAGTGETFIGKRRSINPAKGGLEEETAAISLTKALVAAGFRALMSKEVDTMIYRKLLFNAVINPLTAIWRIQNGELTASGERIQLMKELYREAASVYDACGIAYDADAWEGILEVCRATSGNTSSMLADVLASRATEIRWINGSIVAMADRAGIAAPLHRWICRLVEGMNVKER is encoded by the coding sequence ATGAAAATCGATATTATTGGCGCAGGCTCCCTTGGGCTTCTGCTGGCCGGGAAGCTTATTCACGCCGGTGCAGAGGTCAGACTGTGGTGCCGGAGTGACGAACAGGCGGAGGAATTATCCCGGCAGGGCATCACCATAAGCTATGAGGACGGAAGCCTTCCTCTTCATCTTACAGGCAGCAGCTTTCGGGCAGGCAATATAGACAAATTTGCAGAAACCGTAATCCGGGTCCCGGGAGACTGGACGGCGATTATGCTTAAACAGAATGCTTTTCACGATACATTGCCAAAGATTCTTGCCCCTCTTCGGGATGCCAGACTCTATGCGGTTTGTTTTCAGAATGGCAATGGCCATCTGGAGCTGCTTCAGGAGCTCTTGCCGCAGGCTTCGGTCTGGGTGGCAGTGACCACAGAAGCGGCCAAAAGAAAATCATTAACAGAGATTATTCATGCAGGGACCGGGGAAACCTTTATAGGAAAAAGAAGAAGTATAAATCCAGCAAAAGGAGGATTGGAGGAGGAAACAGCAGCAATTAGTTTGACTAAGGCACTTGTTGCAGCAGGATTCCGCGCATTGATGTCGAAAGAAGTGGATACCATGATTTACCGGAAGCTGCTATTCAACGCTGTGATCAACCCGCTTACAGCGATCTGGCGTATTCAGAACGGCGAACTGACGGCCTCCGGGGAACGTATACAGTTAATGAAAGAACTGTACCGCGAGGCTGCGAGCGTATATGATGCCTGCGGCATCGCTTATGACGCTGATGCGTGGGAAGGCATACTGGAGGTTTGCCGGGCGACCTCGGGCAACACTTCATCGATGCTGGCCGATGTTCTTGCTTCAAGAGCAACGGAAATTCGCTGGATTAACGGGAGCATTGTGGCGATGGCGGATAGAGCTGGTATCGCGGCCCCTTTACACCGCTGGATTTGCCGGTTGGTAGAAGGCATGAATGTGAAGGAGAGGTGA
- a CDS encoding peptide ABC transporter substrate-binding protein encodes MKKSKSLLLMIALVLVIGTVLAGCGGNNNAKNGNAAATNAPSNEGSTNTGTGDEKLAADQTLRVNLTSEPPTFDPAQAQDSQANTVLKTMYEGLTRMNDETGQAEPGIAEKWEVSADGLVYTFHLRDAQWSNGDPVEAADFVRGWKIVLDPNTNPTAPYAYQLYYLKNAEEYYTKKVTDFSQVGVKAVDAKTLEVTLKAPTPYFLGLLSFYTYYPVHKSVEGNPKWATNKDTMITNGAFTLTEWTTGQAIQVTKNEKYWDAASIKLSKIDFSIVNSGATELLSYKNGELDRAGNPNGEIPSEQLPIVKKELPNEFVSKGIAATYYYYFNTTEKPFSNVKIRKALTMAINRQALIDNITLGGQLPAFGLVPPGIAGVDGEYRNTIKDSYFTEDVEQAKTLLAEGLKEEGLTALPPVELSYNTSENHKKIALAIADMWKNSLGITVNTVNQEWAVFIDNRQNQNYQIARAGWTADYNDPMTFLDMFVTGGGNNDAGYANPEYDKLIADAKASTDLAKRQEDFAAAEKMLIQDDMVIMPIYYYTNNSLTKEYLKGVTLDFSGAVDFTRGYLLEH; translated from the coding sequence ATGAAGAAGAGTAAAAGTCTATTACTCATGATTGCATTGGTTCTCGTGATCGGCACAGTGCTTGCTGGCTGCGGCGGAAACAACAATGCAAAAAATGGCAACGCTGCGGCGACTAACGCGCCAAGCAATGAAGGCAGCACGAACACTGGCACCGGTGACGAGAAATTGGCCGCTGACCAAACACTTAGAGTCAACCTGACTTCAGAACCACCTACATTTGATCCAGCGCAAGCTCAAGACAGCCAGGCAAATACTGTTTTGAAAACGATGTATGAAGGTTTGACCCGCATGAATGACGAAACTGGTCAAGCTGAGCCCGGAATTGCTGAGAAATGGGAAGTTTCCGCTGACGGTCTGGTATATACCTTCCACCTGCGTGATGCTCAATGGAGCAATGGTGACCCAGTAGAAGCAGCAGATTTCGTTCGCGGATGGAAAATCGTGCTCGACCCTAACACAAATCCTACTGCACCTTACGCCTATCAGTTGTACTACCTGAAAAATGCCGAAGAATATTACACTAAAAAAGTTACAGATTTCAGCCAAGTTGGCGTAAAAGCCGTTGACGCAAAAACTCTTGAAGTTACACTGAAAGCACCAACACCTTACTTCCTCGGATTGCTGTCCTTCTATACTTATTACCCTGTGCACAAATCCGTTGAGGGTAATCCGAAGTGGGCAACCAACAAAGACACAATGATCACCAATGGTGCATTCACACTGACTGAATGGACCACTGGTCAAGCCATTCAAGTGACTAAAAACGAAAAATATTGGGACGCAGCTTCCATTAAACTTAGCAAAATTGACTTCTCCATTGTTAACAGTGGCGCAACTGAATTGCTGAGCTATAAAAACGGCGAGCTTGATCGTGCCGGTAACCCTAATGGTGAAATTCCATCAGAGCAACTTCCTATAGTCAAAAAAGAGCTTCCTAATGAATTTGTTTCCAAAGGTATCGCAGCGACTTATTACTACTATTTCAACACTACCGAAAAACCTTTCAGCAACGTTAAGATTCGTAAAGCACTAACTATGGCAATCAACCGTCAAGCCCTGATCGATAACATCACTTTGGGCGGCCAGCTTCCTGCATTTGGTTTAGTGCCACCGGGTATTGCCGGTGTTGACGGTGAGTACCGTAATACTATTAAAGACAGCTACTTCACAGAAGATGTAGAGCAAGCTAAAACATTGCTTGCCGAAGGTCTGAAAGAAGAAGGTCTGACTGCTCTTCCTCCGGTTGAATTAAGTTACAACACAAGTGAAAACCACAAGAAAATTGCTCTGGCAATTGCTGATATGTGGAAAAATAGTCTTGGCATAACTGTGAACACTGTGAACCAAGAGTGGGCTGTATTTATCGATAACCGCCAAAACCAGAACTACCAGATCGCCCGTGCCGGTTGGACAGCGGATTACAATGATCCAATGACCTTCCTGGATATGTTTGTAACAGGCGGCGGTAACAATGATGCTGGCTACGCTAACCCTGAGTATGACAAGCTGATTGCTGATGCGAAAGCAAGCACTGACCTGGCTAAACGCCAAGAAGACTTTGCAGCAGCTGAGAAAATGCTGATCCAGGACGATATGGTTATTATGCCGATTTACTACTACACAAACAACTCCCTGACCAAAGAATACCTCAAAGGTGTAACTCTTGACTTCAGTGGTGCTGTTGACTTCACTCGCGGCTATCTGCTCGAGCACTAA
- a CDS encoding ABC transporter permease yields MVRYVANKFFYMLVSLFVLVSATFFLMKAIPGDPFTSEKKVPPEIKARLYEQYGLDKPLYHQYFKYLGEIAQGDLGVSMKRLNQDVTHLIGQTFSASLKLGVVAIIVSVIVGVILGMLAALYHRKFIDSAAMVLAVLGIAVPSFVVASLLQYVFAYKLHLFPVSGFKGPMYYFLPVAALSAQPIAFIARLTRSSMLEVLHADYIKTAKAKGLSWFTILSRHVLRNGILPIVTYMGPMTANIVTGSVVIEQIFGIGGIGKQFVEAIGVRDYTVIMGITIFYGILLMVARFITDIAYVLIDPRIKLSGGKEG; encoded by the coding sequence ATGGTTCGTTATGTTGCCAATAAGTTTTTCTATATGCTTGTATCGCTGTTTGTGCTTGTCTCAGCGACTTTTTTTCTGATGAAAGCTATTCCGGGGGACCCGTTTACTTCCGAGAAAAAAGTTCCGCCGGAAATTAAAGCGCGTTTATACGAGCAGTATGGTTTGGACAAGCCGCTCTATCATCAGTATTTTAAGTATTTAGGTGAGATTGCCCAAGGAGATCTGGGCGTTTCGATGAAACGTCTGAATCAGGATGTAACGCATTTGATCGGACAGACCTTTTCAGCGTCCTTGAAGCTGGGAGTTGTCGCAATTATCGTGTCGGTTATTGTCGGGGTCATTCTCGGCATGCTGGCGGCACTCTATCACCGCAAATTTATTGATAGCGCCGCGATGGTGCTGGCGGTGCTTGGGATTGCGGTTCCGAGCTTTGTTGTCGCGTCTTTGCTGCAGTATGTGTTCGCTTATAAGCTTCATTTGTTTCCGGTTTCAGGGTTTAAGGGCCCCATGTATTATTTCCTTCCGGTAGCAGCGCTCTCGGCACAGCCGATTGCCTTTATTGCACGTCTGACCCGCTCGAGTATGCTTGAGGTGCTGCACGCAGATTATATCAAGACGGCTAAGGCGAAAGGCCTAAGCTGGTTTACTATTTTGAGCCGTCATGTTCTGCGTAACGGGATTTTGCCGATTGTAACTTACATGGGACCTATGACAGCTAACATCGTTACTGGTTCAGTAGTTATTGAGCAGATTTTTGGTATCGGCGGTATCGGTAAGCAGTTTGTGGAAGCCATCGGTGTTCGTGATTATACCGTCATAATGGGAATTACTATTTTCTATGGTATTCTGCTCATGGTGGCCCGTTTTATTACAGACATAGCTTATGTACTTATAGATCCGCGGATCAAACTAAGTGGAGGAAAGGAGGGCTAA
- a CDS encoding ABC transporter ATP-binding protein: MEPILQVKDLHVSFFVKGGEVQAVRGMNFEVGKGETVAIVGESGSGKSVTAQSIMRLIPSPPSKVKKGEIIFQGQNLLDKSMKQMESIRGKDIGMIFQDPMTSLNPTIKVGKQITEVLIKHQKMSAAEAKERGVEMLKLVGIKNAEARFNQYPHEFSGGMRQRVMIAIALACRPALLIADEPTTALDVTIQAQIMEVMQDMQQKLGTSIILITHDLGVVAGMCDRVIVMYAGEVVETGTRWEIFKNPQHPYTKGLLRSMPRLDQKKGEPLIPIIGTPPDLIKPPVGCPFTARCSEAMHVCEQIDPGATEFSETHMARCWNLHSMAKEVQFV; this comes from the coding sequence ATGGAACCCATTCTGCAAGTCAAAGATCTGCATGTTTCCTTTTTTGTAAAAGGCGGAGAAGTACAAGCTGTCCGTGGCATGAATTTTGAAGTGGGCAAAGGTGAAACAGTAGCCATCGTCGGGGAATCCGGCAGCGGCAAAAGTGTGACCGCACAATCGATTATGCGGCTGATCCCTTCGCCTCCTTCCAAAGTGAAAAAAGGCGAGATTATTTTTCAGGGACAGAATCTGCTGGACAAAAGCATGAAGCAAATGGAAAGTATTCGCGGCAAAGATATTGGCATGATCTTTCAAGATCCGATGACTTCTTTGAACCCAACGATCAAGGTGGGCAAACAGATAACCGAAGTATTGATCAAACATCAGAAAATGTCAGCGGCCGAAGCGAAAGAGCGTGGTGTTGAGATGCTTAAGCTAGTTGGCATCAAAAATGCGGAGGCTCGCTTTAACCAATATCCCCACGAATTCTCCGGCGGGATGCGCCAGCGTGTAATGATCGCCATTGCCCTGGCCTGCCGCCCGGCCCTGCTGATTGCAGATGAGCCGACAACAGCGCTTGATGTGACGATTCAGGCGCAGATCATGGAAGTTATGCAAGATATGCAGCAAAAACTGGGGACCTCCATCATTCTGATTACACATGATCTCGGCGTTGTTGCCGGCATGTGTGACCGGGTCATCGTCATGTATGCGGGTGAAGTGGTGGAAACGGGTACCAGATGGGAAATCTTTAAAAATCCGCAGCATCCGTATACCAAAGGGTTGCTGCGGTCGATGCCGCGTCTGGACCAAAAGAAGGGCGAGCCGCTGATCCCGATCATCGGTACTCCCCCGGATCTGATCAAACCGCCGGTCGGCTGTCCGTTCACAGCACGCTGCAGTGAAGCGATGCATGTCTGCGAACAAATCGATCCCGGTGCAACAGAATTCAGCGAAACGCACATGGCGCGCTGCTGGAATCTGCATTCGATGGCCAAGGAGGTGCAGTTCGTTTGA
- a CDS encoding ABC transporter permease, whose product MASDKNIGSLDVNLKPEDFQKIGIDEKQAEVIQRESLSAWRDSWQRLRQNKMAMTALIVLGLIVLASLIGPLFSKYNYYSNDLLSTNKPPSSDHWFGTDDLGRDIFVRTWYGARISLIVGLAAAAIDLFIGVIYGGIMGFFGGRVDNVMNKISEILYSIPYLLVVILLLVVMEPSLGTIILALTITGWITMSWIVRGEIMQLKNREFVLASRSMGAGSKRLLFRHLLPNAVGPIIVTITLSVPNAIFAEAFLSFLGLGVQAPIASLGSMINDSLTGWLYYPWRFLFPAILISLTMLSFNIFGDGLRDALDPKLKK is encoded by the coding sequence TTGGCATCTGACAAAAATATAGGTTCGCTGGATGTGAACCTGAAACCGGAAGATTTTCAGAAAATCGGTATTGATGAGAAGCAGGCAGAGGTTATTCAGCGTGAAAGTCTTTCCGCTTGGAGGGATTCCTGGCAGCGGCTGCGCCAAAATAAAATGGCTATGACAGCATTGATTGTTCTTGGATTGATCGTTTTGGCTTCGCTGATTGGTCCGTTGTTCTCAAAATATAATTACTACTCCAACGATTTGCTCAGCACCAATAAACCTCCTTCATCCGACCATTGGTTCGGCACTGATGATCTGGGCCGTGATATCTTTGTCCGTACATGGTATGGAGCACGCATCTCACTGATTGTTGGTTTGGCGGCAGCGGCTATCGACTTGTTCATCGGCGTTATCTATGGCGGTATTATGGGCTTCTTTGGCGGCCGTGTAGATAATGTCATGAATAAAATATCGGAAATTTTGTATTCTATTCCTTACTTGCTGGTGGTTATCCTGCTGCTGGTAGTTATGGAACCAAGCTTGGGGACGATCATTCTGGCGCTGACCATTACAGGCTGGATTACTATGTCCTGGATTGTCCGTGGTGAAATAATGCAGCTCAAGAACCGTGAGTTTGTTCTGGCTTCCCGCTCCATGGGTGCCGGCTCCAAAAGACTCTTGTTCCGTCACCTGCTGCCAAATGCTGTAGGACCTATTATCGTAACGATTACTTTGTCCGTACCGAATGCCATTTTTGCTGAAGCGTTCCTGAGCTTCCTCGGTCTTGGGGTACAGGCTCCAATCGCTTCCCTGGGTTCGATGATCAATGATTCACTGACTGGCTGGCTTTATTATCCGTGGCGCTTCCTGTTCCCGGCTATCCTGATAAGCTTGACCATGCTTTCCTTTAACATTTTTGGTGACGGTCTACGTGATGCACTGGATCCTAAGCTGAAGAAATAG
- the bshC gene encoding bacillithiol biosynthesis cysteine-adding enzyme BshC, which translates to MNVIPEPLPGGSALARDYIHHYEKVGHLYGGDFRSAESRAERAAWLDSTEGLRADRAGIAECLRQYNLKWNPHPAVMDSLALLEQQGTLVITAGQQSGLFTGPLFVIYKAITTIQAAKEAAAQLGRPVVPLFWIAGEDHDWDEVNHTFILNRTGEVTKLKLDKAGDLRSSVSNIKVEEESWQQIIEQLDGLLQDSEFKPQVMEVIRESSAAAGSLSEAFAKLMGSLFGRFGLILLDSADPGLRRLEAPMFQTLIKHNDELEAAYQAAAGEITDSGYELQAAVAAGSANLFYIHEGTRLLLHKEEGRFTDRKGTVSFSREELLEQLEARPEQFSNNVLTRPLMQDYVLPVLATVLGQGELAYWAIPRLAFKVAGEQMPLILPRMSFTVVEGTLHKHMDKYQLVFGDVLLGLDSKRKEWLAAQDELGLERRFEDTKAAFLAMYEPLIEQLGSIQAGLLKLGANNKDKILDQITFLQAKAQDAMEKQNEAALRQWERIELSLMPLGKLQERVYNVMFYLNRYGPAWLDELMKIPADYSGTHRIIYM; encoded by the coding sequence ATGAATGTAATACCCGAACCTCTCCCGGGCGGATCAGCACTCGCCCGCGACTATATACATCATTATGAAAAGGTAGGACATTTGTACGGTGGGGACTTCCGCAGTGCGGAGAGCAGAGCGGAACGTGCAGCATGGCTGGACAGCACTGAAGGGCTGCGGGCTGACCGTGCCGGGATTGCTGAGTGTTTACGGCAATATAATTTGAAGTGGAACCCCCATCCGGCAGTGATGGATTCTCTAGCGCTTTTGGAGCAGCAGGGTACGCTGGTTATTACCGCCGGCCAGCAGAGCGGTTTGTTCACGGGTCCGCTTTTTGTCATATACAAGGCCATCACTACCATCCAAGCGGCAAAAGAAGCGGCCGCGCAGCTCGGACGGCCTGTTGTTCCCCTGTTTTGGATTGCCGGCGAGGATCATGACTGGGATGAGGTCAACCATACCTTTATCCTGAACCGCACAGGAGAGGTTACCAAGCTTAAGCTGGACAAAGCCGGGGACCTCCGGTCTTCCGTCAGCAATATTAAGGTGGAGGAAGAGAGCTGGCAGCAAATCATTGAGCAGTTGGATGGCTTGCTGCAGGACAGTGAATTCAAACCGCAAGTTATGGAAGTTATCCGCGAATCTTCAGCTGCTGCAGGCAGCTTGAGTGAAGCTTTTGCCAAACTGATGGGTTCACTGTTCGGCAGATTCGGCCTTATTCTGCTGGATTCGGCAGATCCCGGGCTGCGCAGGCTGGAAGCCCCTATGTTCCAGACGTTGATCAAACACAACGATGAGCTGGAGGCGGCCTATCAAGCTGCGGCAGGTGAGATTACAGACAGTGGCTATGAGCTTCAGGCTGCGGTTGCTGCCGGCAGCGCCAATCTGTTTTATATCCATGAAGGAACGCGCCTGCTGCTGCATAAAGAGGAGGGGCGGTTCACCGACCGCAAGGGGACGGTTTCCTTCTCCCGGGAGGAACTGCTGGAGCAGCTGGAAGCCCGTCCTGAACAGTTCAGCAACAATGTGCTGACCAGACCGCTCATGCAGGATTATGTGCTGCCGGTACTGGCAACGGTGCTTGGGCAAGGTGAGCTCGCCTATTGGGCTATTCCACGGCTGGCGTTCAAAGTGGCCGGGGAGCAGATGCCGCTGATTTTACCGCGTATGTCGTTCACTGTCGTGGAAGGCACACTGCATAAGCATATGGACAAATATCAGCTTGTTTTTGGCGATGTTCTTCTGGGCCTGGACAGCAAAAGAAAAGAATGGCTCGCTGCTCAGGATGAGCTGGGGCTTGAACGGCGTTTTGAAGACACAAAGGCTGCTTTCTTAGCCATGTATGAACCGCTGATTGAACAGCTGGGCTCCATTCAGGCGGGACTGCTTAAATTGGGTGCAAACAACAAAGACAAGATTCTGGATCAGATTACATTTCTTCAAGCCAAGGCCCAGGATGCGATGGAGAAGCAGAATGAAGCTGCGCTCCGCCAGTGGGAGCGGATTGAGCTGTCGCTGATGCCGCTGGGCAAGCTGCAGGAAAGAGTGTACAATGTAATGTTTTATCTGAACCGTTACGGCCCTGCGTGGCTGGATGAGCTGATGAAGATCCCTGCGGATTACAGCGGAACCCACCGCATCATTTATATGTAA
- a CDS encoding DUF3397 domain-containing protein yields MELLRNSFISLSVIPVVPFLIVYFIGVGLRKEKRNTLLLAMDITTVFLFFSVSALFNTIFKTQFGFYLILLIVLISAGLIGGAQNRLKGNVDGKRLFRAVWRLSFFFMGTMYVLFMVVGLIHYISQAM; encoded by the coding sequence TTGGAATTGCTGCGGAATTCGTTCATTTCATTAAGCGTTATTCCGGTTGTTCCTTTTTTAATTGTATATTTCATAGGGGTAGGTCTCAGAAAAGAAAAGAGAAATACCTTGTTGCTCGCTATGGATATTACGACTGTATTTTTATTTTTTTCCGTGTCGGCCTTGTTCAATACCATTTTCAAAACGCAATTCGGGTTTTATCTTATACTACTTATTGTATTAATATCCGCTGGACTGATTGGAGGCGCCCAGAATCGCCTCAAAGGCAATGTGGACGGAAAACGGTTATTTCGGGCTGTTTGGAGACTGTCATTCTTTTTTATGGGAACGATGTACGTGCTGTTTATGGTCGTAGGCCTTATCCATTACATATCACAAGCCATGTAA